One part of the Eucalyptus grandis isolate ANBG69807.140 chromosome 10, ASM1654582v1, whole genome shotgun sequence genome encodes these proteins:
- the LOC104421850 gene encoding caffeoylshikimate esterase yields the protein MANQAAGVSFQEEYVVNSRGLKLFTCRWVPRGEAKALIFICHGYGMECSITMNSTAIRLAKAGFAVHGIDYEGHGKSEGLPGFVNSFDDIVDDCSNHFTSICEKKENKGKMRYLMGESMGGAMVLLLHRKKPDFWDGAVLVAPMCKIAEDVRPHPLVITILTKLCRIIPTWKIIPTNDIIDLAFKEPSVREQVRANPYCYKGRPRLKTGHELLTVSMELEKRLDEVSLPFLLLHGGEDRVTDKAVSQLLYEVASSTDKTFKLYPGMWHGLLYGEPPSNIDIVFADIISWLDERTALGNSRLEREQKNAEDDGTTKAK from the exons ATG GCGAATCAAGCTGCAGGCGTAAGCTTCCAAGAG GAATATGTGGTGAATTCTAGAGGGTTGAAGCTCTTCACCTGCAGATGGGTTCCAAGGGGGGAAGCGAAAGCTTTGATCTTCATCTGCCACGGTTACGGCATGGAGTGCAGCATCACCATGAACA GCACGGCAATCCGGCTGGCAAAGGCGGGCTTCGCGGTGCACGGGATCGACTACGAAGGCCACGGGAAGTCGGAGGGGTTGCCGGGGTTCGTCAACAGCTTCGACGACATCGTGGATGACTGCTCCAATCACTTCACCAGCATCTGTG agaagaaagagaacaaggGGAAGATGAGGTATCTGATGGGAGAGTCGATGGGAGGAGCGATGGTCCTCCTCCTGCACAGGAAGAAGCCGGACTTCTGGGACGGTGCTGTCCTGGTGGCCCCCATGTGTAAG ATTGCAGAGGACGTGAGACCTCATCCCCTGGTGATCACCATCCTAACCAAACTGTGCAGAATCATTCCGACGTGGAAAATAATACCGACCAATGACATAATCGACCTCGCCTTCAAAGAGCCCAGCGTCAGGGAGCAG GTAAGAGCAAACCCGTATTGCTATAAGGGACGGCCTCGCCTGAAAACTGGCCATGAACTACTGACCGTCAGCATGGAATTGGAGAAGCGGCTCGACGAG GTTTCGTTGCCGTTCCTACTCCTGCATGGAGGGGAAGACAGAGTGACCGACAAGGCGGTGAGCCAGCTCCTCTATGAGGTGGCCTCGAGCACGGACAAGACGTTCAAGCTGTACCCCGGGATGTGGCACGGTCTGCTATATGGAGAGCCGCCCAGCAATATCGACATCGTGTTCGCCGACATCATCAGCTGGCTCGACGAGCGGACTGCTCTCGGGAACTCGAGGCTAGAGAGAGAGCAGAAAAATGCAGAGGACGACGGCACCACGAAGGCCAAATAG
- the LOC104421851 gene encoding spliceosome-associated protein 130 A, with amino-acid sequence MYLYNLTLQKATGIVCAINGNFSGGKSQEIVVARGKILDLLRPDDSGKIQTVLSVEIFGAVRSLAQFRLTGAQKDYIVVGSDSGRIVILEFNREKNVFDKVHQETFGKSGCRRIVPGQYLAIDPKGRAVMIGACEKQKLVYVLNRDTAARLTISSPLEAHKSHTITYSICGVDCGFDNPIFAAIELDYLEADQDSTGQAASEAQKHLTFYELDLGLNHVSRKWSEPVDNGANMLVTVPGGGDGPSGVLVCAENFVIYKNQGHPDVRAVIPRRADLPAERGVLIISAATHKQKSMFFFLLQTEYGDIFKATLEHDGEHVQELKIKYFDTIPVTSSMCVLKSGFLFAASEFGNHALYQFQAIGEEADVEASSATLMETEEGFQPVFFQPRGLKNLVRIDQVESLMPIMDMKVENLFEEETPQIFTLCGRGPRSSLRILRPGLAISEMAVSQLPGVPSAVWTVKKNAIDEFDAYIVVSFANATLVLSIGETVEEVSDSGFLDTTPSLAVSLIGDDSLMQVHPSGIRHIREDGRINEWRTPGKRTIVKVGSNRLQVVIALSGGELIYFEVDLTGQLMEVEKLEMSGDVACLDIAPVPEGRQRSRFLAVGSYDNTVRILSLDPDDCLQILSVQSVSAAPESLLFLEVQASIGGEDGADHPASLFLNAGLSNGVLFRTVVDMVTGQLSDSRSRFLGLRAPKLFSIVIRGRRAMLCLSSRPWLGYIHQGHFLLTPLSYEALEFAASFSSDQCAEGVVAVAGDALRVFTIERLGETFNETAIPLRYTPRKFVFHKKKSLIIIESDQGAFTAEEREAGKKEFFEGADMGENGNNNGDQMENGGDDEDKNDALSDEQYGYPKAESDKWVSCIRVLDPKTSNTTCLLELQDNEAAYSVCTVNFREKEYGTLLAVGTAKGLQFWPKRSVASGFIHIYRFVDDGRALELLHKTQVEGVPLALCQFQGRLLAGIGSVLRLYDLGKKRLLRKCENKLFPNTIVSIQTYRDRIYVGDMQESFHYCKYRRDENQLYVFADDSVPRWVTASHHIDFDTMAGADKFGNVYFVRLPQDVSDEIEEDPTGGKIKWEQGKLNGAPNKVEEIVQFHVGDVVTCLQKASLIPGGGDSVIYGTVMGSLGALLPFTSRDDVDFFSHLEMHLRQEYPPLCGRDHMAYRSAYFPVKDVIDGDLCEQFPTLPMDLQRKIADELDRTPAEILKKLEEVRNKII; translated from the exons ATGTACCTCTACAACCTCACCCTGCAGAAGGCCACCGGCATCGTGTGCGCCATCAACGGCAACTTCTCCGGCGGGAAGTCCCAGGAGATCGTCGTCGCCCGCGGCAAGATCCTCGACCTCCTCCGCCCCGACGACAGCGGTAAGATCCAGACCGTCCTCTCCGTCGAGATCTTCGGGGCCGTCCGCTCCCTCGCCCAGTTCCGCCTCACCGGCGCCCAGAAGGACTACATCGTCGTCGGCTCCGATTCCGGCCGCATCGTCATCCTCGAGTTCAACCGGGAGAAGAACGTCTTCGACAAGGTCCACCAGGAGACGTTCGGCAAGTCCGGCTGCCGCCGCATCGTGCCGGGCCAGTACCTCGCCATCGATCCCAAGGGGAGGGCCGTCATGATCGGGGCCTGCGAGAAGCAGAAGCTTGTTTACGTCCTGAACAGGGATACGGCGGCTAGGTTGACGATCTCGTCGCCCCTGGAGGCGCACAAGTCGCACACCATAACGTACTCGATCTGCGGGGTGGACTGCGGCTTCGATAACCCGATATTCGCTGCAATCGAGCTGGATTACTTGGAGGCCGACCAGGATTCGACCGGTCAGGCGGCGAGCGAGGCGCAGAAGCACTTGACGTTCTATGAGCTCGACTTGGGGCTTAACCATGTGTCGAGGAAATGGTCCGAGCCTGTCGATAACGGCGCTAACATGCTCGTTACCGTGCCTGGAGGAGGCGATGGGCCTAGCGGAGTGTTGGTATGTGCGGAAAATTTCGTGATTTATAAGAACCAGGGTCACCCGGATGTCCGCGCGGTCATTCCGAGACGAGCTGATTTGCCGGCAGAACGTGGCGTGCTGATCATCTCGGCTGCCACGCACAAGCAGAAGTCtatgtttttcttccttttgcagACGGAGTATGGCGATATATTTAAGGCCACGTTGGAGCATGATGGCGAACATGTTCAGGAGTTGAAGATCAAGTATTTTGATACGATTCCGGTTACTTCTTCGATGTGCGTTTTGAAATCAGGGTTTCTGTTTGCAGCATCTGAGTTTGGAAACCATGCTCTGTATCAGTTCCAGGCGATAGGTGAAGAAGCTGATGTGGAGGCTTCGTCGGCTACGCTAATGGAAACTGAAGAAGGTTTCCAGCCTGTGTTTTTTCAGCCTAGAGGCCTTAAAAATCTTGTTAGGATTGACCAGGTTGAGAGCTTGATGCCCATAATGGACATGAAAGTAGAGAACCTATTTGAGGAAGAAACACCTCAGATATTCACATTGTGTGGTCGGGGTCCTCGATCTTCTTTGAGGATACTGAGGCCGGGTTTGGCCATTAGTGAAATGGCTGTTTCACAGCTTCCTGGTGTACCGAGTGCTGTTTGGACTGTGAAGAAGAATGCGATTGATGAGTTTGATGCGTACATTGTTGTGTCATTTGCAAATGCAACTCTTGTGCTTTCGATTGGCGAGACAGTCGAAGAAGTAAGTGACAGTGGATTTCTTGACACTACACCGTCCCTTGCAGTGTCCCTCATCGGCGATGATTCTTTAATGCAAGTTCACCCCAGCGGTATCAGACATATCAGGGAAGATGGCCGTATTAATGAATGGAGAACTCCTGGCAAGAGGACTATAGTGAAGGTTGGTTCTAACAGGCTACAAGTGGTGATTGCTCTCAGTGGAGGTGAACTTATATACTTCGAGGTGGATTTGACTGGTCAGTTGATGGAGGTGGAGAAGCTTGAAATGTCTGGAGATGTGGCTTGCTTGGACATTGCTCCTGTGCCAGAAGGAAGGCAAAGATCTCGTTTTCTTGCAGTCGGTTCATATGACAACACTGTTCGGATCTTATCTTTGGATCCAGATGATTGCTTGCAGATTCTGAGTGTCCAGAGTGTTTCTGCAGCTCCAgaatctcttctctttcttgaagtCCAGGCATCAATTGGTGGGGAGGATGGTGCTGATCATCCTGCCAGTCTTTTCCTCAATGCTGGTTTAAGTAATGGAGTTCTGTTTAGGACAGTCGTTGACATGGTGACTGGTCAGCTTTCCGACTCTCGCTCCAGATTTTTGGGGCTTAGAGCCCCAAAGCTCTTTTCTATTGTCATCAGAGGCAGGCGTGCTATGCTTTGCTTGTCTAGTCGTCCATGGCTAGGTTATATTCATCAGggacattttcttttgacacCTCTTTCTTATGAGGCTCTTGAATTTGCTGCTTCATTTTCATCTGACCAATGTGCTGAAGGTGTGGTTGCTGTGGCTGGGGATGCATTGAGGGTTTTCACTATTGAGAGGTTGGGAGAAACATTTAATGAGACCGCAATTCCTTTGAGGTACACTCCTAGAAAGTTTGtatttcataaaaagaaatccCTGATTATCATTGAAAGTGATCAGGGGGCATTCACTGCAGAAGAGCGTGAAGCTGGGAAAAAGGAATTCTTTGAGGGTGCTGACATGGGTGAAAATGGAAATAACAACGGTGATCAGATGGAAAAtggtggtgatgatgaggaCAAGAATGATGCTCTGTCTGATGAACAGTACGGTTATCCAAAGGCAGAGTCTGACAAGTGGGTTTCTTGCATCAGAGTGCTTGACCCAAAGACATCTAACACAACCTGTCTGTTGGAACTTCAGGACAATGAAGCTGCATATAGTGTATGCACTGTGAACTTCCGTGAGAAAGAGTATGGAACATTGTTGGCTGTCGGCACGGCAAAAGGATTGCAGTTCTGGCCAAAAAGAAGTGTGGCTTCTGGATTCATTCATATTTATAGGTTTGTGGATGATGGGAGAGCCCTTGAACTTTTGCACAAGACGCAAGTTGAAGGTGTTCCTCTAGCTTTATGTCAGTTCCAGGGAAGGTTACTTGCTGGGATAGGCTCAGTCCTGAGGCTCTatgatttgggaaaaaaaagattgcttAGAAAATGTGAGAATAAGTTGTTTCCCAACACAATTGTGTCTATTCAAACCTACCGTGATCGAATTTACGTGGGCGATATGCAAGAG TCTTTCCATTATTGCAAGTACCGACGAGATGAGAACCAACTATATGTATTTGCTGATGATTCTGTACCAAGATGGGTTACGGCATCACACCACATTGATTTTGACACTATGGCAGGAGCAGACAAATTTGGCAATGTTTATTTTGTCCGTTTACCCCAGGATGTCTCAGATGAGATTGAAGAGGATCCAACCGGTGGGAAGATAAAATGGGAACAGGGGAAGTTGAATGGAGCGCCGAATAAAGTAGAAGAGATAGTGCAGTTTCATGTAGGTGATGTAGTCACTTGCTTGCAGAAGGCATCCCTGATTCCTGGTGGAGGAGATTCTGTCATCTACGGGACAGTAATGGGGAGTTTAGGAGCGTTACTTCCATTTACATCTCGTGATGATGTTGACTTCTTCTCGCACTTGGAGATGCATTTGAGGCAGGAATACCCCCCCTTGTGTGGCAGAGATCACATGGCTTACAGATCTGCTTATTTTCCTGTCAAG GACGTGATCGACGGTGATTTATGCGAGCAGTTTCCAACCCTGCCTATGGATTTGCAAAGAAAAATAGCTGATGAATTGGATAGAACACCAGCGGAGATCCTAAAGAAATTGGAAGAAGTGAGAAACAAGATTATCTGA
- the LOC104421853 gene encoding dirigent protein 24 yields MTALLFTSKAITCLLLLTIAVGCARSARTLDEVGPQPQTFTSLPGATNPGGSLFPNVAGPANTLPGGGVPLAAPATEDESADAPLPDDDTAGPVADVAPAAPVAPEAEAPSIVAPTGTIPAPGGATAAATNPAVAANPGADPQLSFFMHDILGGLHPSSRVVTGIIANSGDNALPFSKPNNNIFPINGGVPLVNANLNGLINNNNLPSLTGLNGGQGSTIIQNSGDNNQVTGGDNQPFITAGQLPAGATLQQLMFGTITVIDNQLTEGHELGSAVLGQAQGFYLSSSLDGTSHTMAATVLLHGSDHEIDDTISFFGVHRTASPVSEVAIVGGTGKYEHAKGYAAVETLPQENQHTTDGVDTILHFNVFFSE; encoded by the coding sequence ATGACTGCTCTTTTGTTCACTTCCAAGGCCATCACTTGCCTTCTGCTCCTGACCATCGCCGTTGGATGTGCCCGCTCGGCAAGGACCCTCGATGAGGTCGGCCCGCAACCTCAGACCTTCACCAGTCTTCCTGGAGCCACCAATCCCGGCGGGTCACTTTTCCCCAACGTGGCTGGCCCCGCCAACACATTACCAGGCGGAGGAGTCCCCCTCGCCGCCCCTGCCACAGAAGATGAGAGCGCAGACGCTCCTCTCCCTGACGACGACACTGCCGGACCCGTCGCTGATGTGGCCCCTGCAGCCCCAGTTGCACCCGAAGCTGAAGCACCTAGCATTGTGGCACCAACTGGCACAATTCCGGCACCAGGTGGGGCCACCGCCGCGGCTACTAACCCTGCTGTGGCGGCAAATCCCGGTGCTGACCCTCAGTTATCCTTCTTTATGCATGACATATTGGGCGGATTGCACCCGTCGTCCAGAGTGGTGACGGGGATTATAGCCAATTCCGGCGACAATGCCCTCCCGTTCTCCAAGCCCAACAACAACATTTTCCCAATCAACGGCGGGGTCCCGTTGGTCAACGCCAACCTCAACGGACTGATCAACAACAATAACCTCCCTAGCCTCACTGGCCTCAACGGCGGGCAAGGGAGCACCATAATTCAGAACAGCGGCGACAACAACCAAGTCACAGGTGGCGACAACCAGCCGTTCATCACCGCCGGGCAGCTCCCTGCTGGGGCCACGCTTCAGCAGCTCATGTTTGGGACAATCACGGTGATCGACAACCAGTTGACTGAAGGGCACGAGTTGGGCTCCGCCGTACTTGGCCAGGCACAAGGATTCTATTTGTCTAGCTCCTTGGACGGGACCAGTCACACAATGGCAGCGACGGTGTTGTTGCACGGCAGCGACCACGAAATAGACGACACGATCAGTTTCTTTGGGGTCCACCGCACAGCTTCACCAGTGTCTGAGGTCGCGATTGTTGGCGGCACGGGAAAGTACGAGCACGCTAAAGGTTATGCCGCTGTAGAGACCCTTCCTCAGGAAAATCAGCACACAACAGATGGAGTGGACACCATTCTGCATTTCAACGTTTTCTTCTCTGAGTAG